In the genome of Euleptes europaea isolate rEulEur1 chromosome 7, rEulEur1.hap1, whole genome shotgun sequence, one region contains:
- the LOC130480782 gene encoding serine protease 55-like, translated as MRLYKATLATAPTSREDSATALENLPWKVSIEAANKHVCGGVILNSWWILSAAHCFTKEIPPDLQIVVGLKGYPETRRELDRIIIHQDFNSSSMANDMALILLDSPIKFNEEKMFIFLPLMHDLHMWKDCCVTRWNSSMEGDQKRPISMLEKVGTTLIGSEQCSKSVQELPEDGLCAISEEGRRDVCEGDSGGPLVCTYGDIVVKWFVVGIAGRGDSCRGKESPAVYTLVFRHLDWIQTATAREGKPFIPEGMDITGTSARSGAVERHVAFDFPLCILACLIAMVYESY; from the exons ATGCGGCTTTACAAAGCCACCTTAGCGACGGCACCAACAAGCAGAGAAGATTCAGCCACTGCATTAGAGAATCTTCCATGGAAGGTCAGCATTGAAGCAGCAAACAAGCATGTCTGTGGAGGGGTGATCCTGAACAGCTGGTGGATCTTGTCTGCAGCTCACTGTTTCACAAAGGAAAT TcctccagatctccagatagtagttGGCTTGAAGGGGTACCCAGAGACAAGACGTGAGTTGGATAGAATAATCATCCATCAGGATTTCAATAGTTCAAGCATGGCCAATGACATGGCTTTGATCTTGCTGGACTCTCCCATAAAGTTCAATGAAGAGAAGATGTTCATTTTTCTGCCCTTGATGCATGACCTCCACATGTGGAAAGACTGCTGTGTTACCAGATGGAACTCCAGCATGGAAG GTGATCAGAAGAGACCAATCAGTATGCTAGAGAAAGTGGGAACGACTCTGATAGGCAGCGAGCAGTGCTCCAAGAGCGTCCAGGAGCTGCCGGAGGATGGGCTGTGTGCCAtctctgaggaaggcaggagggACGTCTGTGAG ggTGACAGTGGGGGCCCTTTGGTTTGTACCTACGGAGACATCGTCGTGAAATGGTTTGTGGTCGGAATAGCGGGTCGGGGGGACAGCTGCAGAGGAAAGGAGAGTCCTGCAGTCTACACTCTTGTTTTTCGCCACCTTGACTGGATACAGACAGCGACTGCTAGAGAAGGGAAGCCGTTTATACCCGAAGGCATGGACATCACTGGCACCTCAGCCCGCTCAGGAGCAGTGGAGCGTCATGTTGCTTTTGATTTCCCCCTCTGTATCCTTGCCTGTTTGATAGCGATGGTTTATGAATCATACTGA